The following proteins are co-located in the Pseudomonas synxantha genome:
- a CDS encoding gamma-butyrobetaine hydroxylase-like domain-containing protein, translating to MAKFPTAVNLHKTSNTLGLTYSPDEVYHLPAEFLRVHSPSAEVQGHGKPILQFGKLNVRLNKVEPAGQYALKLTFDDGHDSGLFTWDYLYQLAVRQDALWSDYLAELKAAGKTRDPNQSVVRLML from the coding sequence ATGGCCAAGTTTCCGACTGCTGTAAACCTGCACAAAACCTCCAACACCCTCGGCCTCACTTACAGCCCAGACGAGGTTTATCATCTGCCCGCCGAATTCCTGCGGGTGCACTCGCCTTCCGCTGAGGTGCAGGGCCACGGCAAACCCATCCTGCAATTCGGCAAGCTCAACGTCAGGTTGAACAAGGTCGAACCGGCCGGCCAGTACGCACTGAAATTGACCTTCGACGACGGCCATGACAGTGGACTGTTCACCTGGGACTACCTCTACCAACTGGCCGTACGTCAGGACGCACTGTGGAGCGACTACCTGGCCGAGCTCAAAGCGGCCGGAAAAACCCGCGACCCGAACCAGTCGGTCGTGCGGCTAATGCTCTAG
- the hslU gene encoding ATP-dependent protease ATPase subunit HslU produces MSMTPREIVHELNRHIIGQDDAKRAVAIALRNRWRRMQLPEELRVEVTPKNILMIGPTGVGKTEIARRLAKLANAPFIKVEATKFTEVGYVGRDVESIIRDLADAALKMLREQEVTKVSHRAEDAAEERILDALLPPARMGFNEDAAPSSDSNTRQLFRKRLREGQLDDKEIEIEVAEVSGVDISAPPGMEEMTSQLQNLFANMGKGKKKSRKLKVKEALKLVRDEEAGRLVNEEELKAKALEAVEQHGIVFIDEIDKVAKRGNSGGVDVSREGVQRDLLPLIEGCTVNTKLGMVKTDHILFIASGAFHLSKPSDLVPELQGRLPIRVELKALTPGDFERILSEPHASLTEQYRELLKTEGLGIEFQADGIKRLAEIAWQVNEKTENIGARRLHTLLERLLEEVSFSAGDMAGAQNGEAIKIDADYVNSHLGELAQNEDLSRYIL; encoded by the coding sequence ATGTCCATGACTCCCCGCGAAATCGTCCATGAACTCAATCGCCATATCATCGGCCAGGACGATGCCAAGCGCGCCGTTGCCATCGCCCTGCGTAACCGCTGGCGCCGCATGCAACTGCCGGAAGAACTGCGCGTTGAAGTAACGCCCAAGAACATCCTGATGATCGGCCCGACCGGTGTCGGTAAAACCGAAATTGCCCGACGCCTGGCCAAGTTGGCCAATGCGCCGTTCATCAAGGTGGAAGCGACCAAATTCACCGAAGTCGGCTATGTGGGCCGCGATGTCGAGTCGATCATTCGTGACCTGGCCGACGCTGCCCTGAAAATGCTGCGCGAACAGGAAGTGACCAAGGTCAGCCACCGCGCAGAAGACGCCGCTGAAGAACGTATCCTCGATGCCCTGCTGCCACCGGCACGCATGGGTTTCAACGAAGACGCCGCACCGTCCTCGGATTCCAACACCCGCCAGCTGTTCCGCAAGCGCCTGCGTGAAGGCCAGCTGGATGACAAGGAAATCGAGATCGAAGTGGCCGAAGTGTCCGGTGTGGATATTTCCGCTCCGCCGGGCATGGAAGAAATGACCAGCCAGTTGCAGAACCTGTTCGCCAACATGGGCAAGGGCAAGAAGAAAAGCCGCAAGCTCAAGGTCAAGGAAGCGCTCAAGCTGGTGCGCGACGAAGAAGCCGGGCGCCTGGTCAATGAGGAAGAACTCAAGGCCAAGGCACTGGAAGCTGTCGAGCAGCATGGCATCGTGTTTATCGATGAGATCGATAAGGTGGCCAAGCGCGGTAACTCCGGCGGCGTCGATGTCTCCCGTGAAGGCGTGCAGCGCGACCTGCTGCCGCTGATCGAGGGTTGCACGGTCAACACCAAGCTGGGCATGGTCAAGACCGACCACATCCTGTTTATCGCCTCCGGCGCCTTCCACCTGAGCAAACCAAGCGACCTGGTGCCCGAGCTGCAAGGCCGCCTGCCGATTCGCGTGGAACTCAAGGCACTGACCCCGGGCGACTTCGAGCGCATCCTCAGCGAGCCTCACGCATCGCTCACCGAGCAATACCGTGAGCTGCTGAAAACCGAAGGCCTGGGTATCGAGTTCCAAGCCGACGGCATCAAGCGTTTGGCGGAAATCGCCTGGCAGGTCAACGAGAAGACCGAGAACATCGGTGCCCGTCGCCTGCATACCCTGCTTGAGCGCCTGCTTGAGGAAGTGTCGTTCAGTGCCGGTGACATGGCCGGTGCGCAGAATGGCGAAGCGATCAAGATCGATGCTGACTACGTCAACAGCCACCTGGGCGAATTGGCGCAGAACGAAGACTTGTCTCGTTATATCCTGTAA
- a CDS encoding SPOR domain-containing protein: protein MAAKKKPAPKRGASRYQAPAKQPIPGWLWMAIGLTVGAFIVFLMKLEPGQGDDVKRVKQEQQKATKIAEANKTAPSPTAPVKPKYDFYTLLPESEVIVPPDAVPEKTLPTPQVPTTPVTPAEAAKIDTARAQAALAGITPPPPPPVAATKAAPVTKFFLQAGSFPKQADADRVRAQIILLGQSVTVESGTVKEATWYRVLVGPFSNREQLTVAQKQLAGAGFSNLLLQQRQSR from the coding sequence TTGGCTGCCAAGAAAAAACCTGCACCCAAGCGCGGCGCCAGCCGCTACCAGGCCCCGGCGAAGCAGCCGATTCCGGGCTGGCTGTGGATGGCTATCGGCCTCACGGTCGGCGCATTCATCGTATTTTTGATGAAGCTCGAACCTGGCCAGGGCGATGACGTCAAGCGCGTCAAACAGGAGCAGCAGAAGGCCACGAAAATCGCCGAGGCCAACAAGACCGCACCGAGCCCGACTGCACCGGTGAAGCCGAAGTACGACTTCTACACCCTGCTGCCGGAATCGGAAGTGATCGTGCCTCCTGATGCCGTGCCGGAGAAGACCCTGCCGACGCCGCAAGTGCCAACCACGCCGGTGACACCTGCCGAAGCCGCGAAAATCGACACCGCCCGCGCCCAGGCCGCGCTGGCCGGGATCACGCCGCCGCCACCACCGCCGGTCGCTGCCACCAAGGCCGCGCCGGTGACCAAGTTCTTCCTGCAGGCGGGCTCGTTCCCGAAACAGGCGGATGCGGACCGGGTGCGGGCGCAGATCATCCTGTTGGGCCAGTCGGTGACGGTGGAGTCCGGCACGGTGAAGGAAGCAACCTGGTATCGCGTACTGGTAGGGCCGTTCAGCAACCGCGAACAACTGACCGTGGCACAGAAACAATTGGCCGGCGCCGGGTTCAGCAACCTGTTGTTACAACAGCGCCAGAGTCGCTGA
- the hslV gene encoding ATP-dependent protease subunit HslV, whose product MTTIVSVRRHGKVVMGGDGQVSLGNTVMKGNAKKVRRLYHGQVLAGFAGATADAFTLFERFEGQLEKHQGHLVRAAVELAKEWRTDRSLSRLEAMLAVANKDASLIITGNGDVVEPEHGLIAMGSGGGYAQAAASALLKKTDLSAREIVETALGIAGDICVFTNHNQTIEEQDLAE is encoded by the coding sequence TTGACCACCATCGTTTCAGTACGTCGCCACGGCAAAGTTGTCATGGGCGGCGACGGCCAGGTTTCCCTGGGCAATACCGTAATGAAAGGCAACGCGAAGAAAGTGCGTCGCCTGTACCACGGCCAGGTGCTTGCCGGCTTCGCAGGCGCTACCGCCGACGCCTTTACCCTCTTCGAACGCTTCGAAGGCCAGCTTGAGAAACACCAGGGCCACCTGGTGCGCGCCGCTGTCGAACTGGCCAAGGAATGGCGCACCGACCGCTCCCTCAGCCGCCTTGAAGCCATGCTCGCCGTCGCCAACAAAGACGCTTCCCTGATCATCACCGGCAATGGCGACGTGGTAGAACCTGAGCACGGCCTGATCGCCATGGGTTCCGGCGGTGGCTACGCCCAGGCTGCAGCCAGTGCGTTGCTGAAGAAAACCGACCTGTCGGCCCGGGAAATCGTCGAGACCGCCCTGGGCATCGCCGGCGATATCTGCGTGTTCACCAACCACAACCAGACCATTGAGGAGCAGGACCTCGCCGAGTAA
- the argS gene encoding arginine--tRNA ligase, which translates to MKDTIRQLIQQALTQLVNEGVLPEGLSPAIQVENTRDKTHGDFASNIAMMLSKPAGMKPRDLAEKIIAALPADASVTKAEIAGPGFINFFQNTQALASRLDAALADANIGAHKAGAAQRVVIDLSAPNLAKEMHVGHLRSTIIGDGVARVLEFLGDTVIRQNHVGDWGTQFGMLMAYLQENPITSNELADLENFYRAAKKRFDESEEFADRARGLVVKLQAGDEECLALWNRFREISLSHCQEIYELLNVKLTMADVMGESAYNDDLINVVNDLKAKGLLVESNGAQCVFLEEFKTADGEPLPVIIVKADGGYLYATTDLAAVRYRSGVLKADRALYFVDQRQALHFQQVFEVARRAGFVTHPMHMEHMGFGTMNGADGRPFKTRDGGTVKLIDLLTEAQERAYNLVKEKNPELAEADLRNIARVVGIGAVKYADLSKHRTSDYSFNFELMLNFEGNTAPYLLYAYTRVAGVFRKLGKDFSEVEGQIVLDAAHEEELAAKLAQFGEVLNSVGEKGTPHILCTYLYEVAGLFSSFYENCPILTADNEAQKQSRLRLAALAGRTLKQGLELLGLETLERM; encoded by the coding sequence ATGAAAGACACCATTCGCCAGCTGATCCAACAAGCCCTCACCCAACTCGTCAACGAAGGTGTGTTGCCTGAAGGCCTGTCGCCGGCGATCCAGGTGGAGAACACCCGCGACAAGACCCACGGCGACTTCGCCAGCAACATCGCGATGATGCTGTCCAAGCCGGCCGGTATGAAACCCCGCGACCTGGCGGAAAAAATCATTGCCGCGCTGCCGGCTGACGCCAGTGTGACCAAGGCCGAGATCGCCGGCCCGGGCTTTATCAACTTCTTCCAGAACACCCAGGCCCTGGCTTCGCGCCTGGACGCCGCCCTGGCCGATGCCAACATCGGTGCGCACAAGGCTGGTGCTGCCCAGCGCGTGGTCATTGACCTGTCGGCGCCGAACCTGGCCAAGGAGATGCACGTTGGCCACCTGCGCTCCACCATCATTGGCGACGGCGTGGCCCGGGTGCTGGAATTCCTCGGCGATACGGTGATCCGCCAGAACCATGTGGGCGACTGGGGCACCCAGTTCGGCATGCTGATGGCCTACCTGCAGGAAAACCCGATCACCAGCAACGAGCTGGCCGACCTGGAAAACTTCTACCGCGCCGCCAAGAAGCGTTTCGACGAATCCGAAGAATTCGCCGACCGCGCCCGCGGCCTGGTGGTCAAACTGCAAGCGGGCGATGAGGAGTGCCTGGCGCTGTGGAACCGCTTCCGGGAAATTTCCCTGTCCCACTGCCAGGAAATCTACGAGCTGCTCAACGTGAAGTTGACCATGGCCGACGTGATGGGTGAAAGCGCCTACAACGACGACCTGATCAACGTAGTCAACGACCTCAAGGCCAAGGGCCTGCTGGTGGAGAGCAACGGCGCACAGTGCGTGTTCCTCGAAGAATTCAAGACCGCCGACGGCGAGCCGCTGCCGGTGATCATCGTCAAGGCCGATGGCGGCTACCTCTATGCCACCACCGACCTGGCCGCCGTGCGCTATCGCAGCGGCGTGCTCAAGGCCGACCGTGCGCTGTACTTCGTTGACCAGCGCCAGGCCCTGCACTTCCAGCAAGTGTTCGAAGTGGCCCGCCGCGCCGGTTTCGTCACCCACCCGATGCATATGGAACACATGGGTTTCGGTACCATGAACGGCGCCGACGGCCGCCCGTTCAAGACCCGCGACGGCGGTACCGTGAAGCTGATCGACCTGCTCACCGAAGCCCAGGAACGCGCCTACAACCTGGTGAAGGAAAAGAACCCGGAGCTGGCCGAGGCCGACCTGCGCAACATCGCCCGCGTGGTGGGTATTGGCGCGGTGAAATATGCCGACCTGTCCAAACACCGCACCAGCGACTACAGCTTCAACTTCGAGCTGATGCTCAACTTCGAAGGCAACACCGCACCGTACCTGCTGTACGCCTACACCCGCGTGGCGGGCGTGTTCCGCAAGCTGGGCAAGGACTTCAGCGAAGTCGAAGGCCAGATCGTGCTGGATGCCGCCCATGAGGAGGAACTGGCCGCCAAGTTGGCGCAGTTCGGCGAAGTGCTCAACAGCGTCGGCGAGAAAGGCACACCGCATATCCTGTGCACCTATTTGTACGAAGTGGCCGGGTTGTTCTCCAGTTTTTACGAGAACTGCCCGATCCTGACCGCCGACAACGAAGCCCAGAAACAAAGTCGCCTGCGCCTCGCCGCCCTGGCTGGACGCACCCTCAAGCAAGGCCTGGAACTCTTGGGCCTGGAAACTCTGGAGCGTATGTAA